The Neorhodopirellula lusitana genome contains a region encoding:
- a CDS encoding DEAD/DEAH box helicase — protein sequence MNTFEKMDLFEPVKKALAEQNYTTPTPIQAQAIPPGIAGQDILGCAQTGTGKTAAFAIPILDFLGHEKPRAAAKRPTTLVLAPTRELAIQIDESFRCYGKHMKVRTALVYGGVGQGNQVQALRRGVDVLIATPGRLIDLMDQGELDLSDVQIFVLDEADRMLDMGFLPALKKIIANLPSQRQSLFFSATLAPKIRELSNQLLFNPVSINVTPKRTSVEQIEQRLRIVRRDNKLSTISNLLSRQDCDRAIVFTRTKHGANALVRKLDREGIKAVAIHGNKTQNARQKALHAFRNNDIGVLVATDVAARGIDIDGVSHVINYDMPVEPESYVHRIGRTGRAGAQGIAISFCTGDELDELRAIESLIGKKIPVENPEEPFEPASGLPKQGRGRPHGQGGGKPRRSSGQGGQARGGKSRSGQGGGRKFGGNKNSGRHASI from the coding sequence TTGAATACCTTTGAAAAAATGGACCTGTTCGAGCCGGTCAAGAAAGCCCTAGCCGAACAAAACTACACCACCCCGACACCGATCCAAGCTCAAGCAATTCCACCGGGAATCGCTGGACAAGACATCCTCGGATGCGCCCAAACCGGCACCGGCAAGACCGCTGCCTTCGCCATTCCAATCCTCGATTTCCTGGGTCACGAAAAGCCTCGTGCCGCCGCGAAACGCCCAACCACCTTGGTTTTGGCACCCACCCGCGAATTGGCGATCCAAATTGACGAAAGCTTCCGTTGCTACGGAAAACACATGAAGGTCCGGACTGCGCTGGTTTATGGCGGTGTCGGGCAAGGAAACCAAGTCCAGGCACTGCGACGCGGCGTTGACGTCTTAATCGCAACACCAGGTCGCTTGATTGACCTGATGGACCAAGGTGAACTGGATTTAAGCGATGTCCAGATCTTTGTCCTGGACGAAGCCGACCGAATGCTCGACATGGGCTTCTTGCCGGCTCTGAAGAAAATCATTGCAAACCTGCCAAGCCAGCGTCAGTCGCTGTTCTTCTCGGCCACGTTGGCTCCCAAGATTCGCGAACTGTCGAATCAATTGCTGTTCAATCCAGTGTCGATCAACGTCACTCCGAAACGCACCAGCGTGGAACAGATCGAACAACGTCTGCGGATTGTTCGCCGTGACAATAAACTATCGACGATCAGCAATCTGCTGTCCCGTCAAGATTGCGATCGAGCGATCGTGTTCACACGCACGAAACACGGTGCCAACGCATTGGTCCGAAAACTGGACCGCGAGGGCATCAAGGCCGTCGCGATCCACGGAAACAAGACCCAAAACGCTCGTCAAAAAGCACTTCACGCATTCCGGAACAATGACATTGGTGTGCTTGTCGCTACCGACGTCGCGGCACGCGGGATTGATATCGACGGCGTCAGCCATGTGATTAATTACGACATGCCAGTCGAGCCAGAAAGCTACGTTCACCGTATCGGCCGAACCGGTCGCGCAGGCGCCCAAGGCATCGCGATCTCGTTCTGCACCGGCGATGAACTGGACGAACTGCGTGCGATCGAAAGCTTGATCGGCAAGAAGATTCCGGTTGAGAACCCTGAAGAGCCATTCGAACCTGCTTCGGGACTTCCCAAACAGGGTCGCGGTCGACCTCACGGCCAAGGTGGCGGGAAACCTCGCCGCTCATCGGGTCAAGGCGGCCAGGCACGCGGCGGCAAAAGCCGTAGTGGCCAAGGCGGTGGACGCAAATTCGGCGGCAACAAAAACTCCGGACGCCACGCCTCGATCTAG